A DNA window from Pedobacter africanus contains the following coding sequences:
- a CDS encoding 4'-phosphopantetheinyl transferase family protein, protein MNGPELQSQVNWKPLPVQWNLDLNENHVFKVAIDRYFSRMGDLYSKTLTAGEVLKASKYLNQSDQQRYLVSKYLLRDFLGGFLNCAAGDIKFNLSAKKKPYTQGIEFNVSHTGNYVFLAFSSSPVGIDAEMLNPGFDFELLLPELFDTEEIRFINSNAAVRSQLFYMLWTRKEALLKASGEGLTDQLFLVNILSDTPSRIGQQYQLHSFIQSDCLFTLALSNHNPCSYWTVL, encoded by the coding sequence ATGAATGGACCTGAACTCCAATCCCAGGTAAACTGGAAACCGCTTCCGGTTCAATGGAACCTGGATTTAAATGAAAATCATGTGTTTAAGGTCGCGATTGACCGCTACTTTTCCCGAATGGGAGATTTGTATAGCAAAACCCTAACGGCTGGAGAGGTACTTAAAGCTTCAAAATACCTGAATCAAAGTGACCAGCAAAGGTACCTGGTCAGCAAATATCTCCTGCGGGATTTTCTGGGAGGGTTTCTCAACTGCGCCGCAGGAGATATAAAATTCAATTTATCTGCAAAAAAAAAGCCATACACACAAGGAATTGAGTTTAATGTGAGTCATACCGGAAATTATGTCTTTCTTGCATTTAGTTCTTCCCCGGTAGGAATAGATGCGGAAATGCTCAACCCAGGTTTTGATTTTGAATTGCTTTTGCCCGAACTTTTTGATACCGAAGAAATCCGTTTCATCAACAGCAACGCAGCTGTCAGATCCCAGCTTTTTTATATGTTATGGACACGTAAAGAAGCCTTACTTAAGGCCAGTGGCGAAGGCTTAACAGATCAGCTCTTTCTCGTCAATATACTTTCAGACACACCCAGCAGAATAGGCCAACAGTATCAGCTTCATAGTTTTATTCAATCCGATTGCTTATTTACACTTGCACTTAGCAACCACAATCCCTGCAGTTACTGGACTGTGTTATAG
- a CDS encoding non-ribosomal peptide synthetase, producing MNNDYNLTSVDFNPFEGGELDKSIPAIESQQEIWASCAIGGEDANRSYNESVSLILSGVFDHNSMEKAIHEVANRHEALRATISADGKSLCIYKDNPIFISYEDLSALPAAEQQKRLKEIDQEDAESAFNLMDGPLFNPVIYKLGETEHVVRLTAHHIICDGWSFGIILEDLGKLYSAYAQGQQPVMETPVPFSDYADELERFSQSDEHKKTEQYWLNEYSGNVPVLDLPTDYPRPSLRTYKSRRDDFTLDQDLLKAVRKTGAKAGSSLVSTLMAAFEIYLHRLTGQTDIVLGLPAAGQSATGHNVLVGHCVNLLPLRSKPKGNQSFMEYLKIRKQKVINDYEHQQFTFGSLLKKLNMARDSSRIPLVPVVFNIDMGMDANVSFYGLEHQLISNPRAYESFEIFMNATGTQQSMTLEWSYNTQLFKAESIKRMMEEFTILLEEVVNNPDIRISELSLLDKKQTGQTSNFNDTKVAYPEDTAIAELIGKSATENALKTAIYFKDQEISYKELEMQSNKLAHYFIGKEGLKTGDIVAIKLERSPRLIISILGILKAGAAYLPIDPELPNERIEFMLTDSSASLLLTDQPKDSVFASSAKILQLEQLWSGSDGLSDQPPALKVTGKDLAYLLYTSGSTGRPKGVLIEHHSITNLMLSLQKAPGIQASDRFLASTTISFDIAGVEMYLPLISGASIVLAETNDIKDGRLLLDLIEKQNVSIVQATPSSWRILVEAGLKPNSRLRAFCGGEQFPADLAGCMLDLCDAVWNMYGPTETTVYSIIKQLQKDSKSTTIGKPINNTQVYLLDAYGHPVNDGVPGEICIAGAGLARGYLNRPELTAESFASNNFINPTPTRIYRTGDLGKLNQDNDIECLGRVDQQLKVRGFRIEPGEIEHHLIKQRGVKEAVVIAREDKAGDQRLVAYIVPDQKDGTGWQERWEDLYQLGVQNEQDLPLEEQNLDIAIISQYNTDENIREHGIEWTNEGLKRIRALKANDIMELGTGGGHLMLTLGQEVNKYVATDYSHVAISKLKEKLALAPEKWKHVRAYEALADDFTGVDDNSFDLVFFHGVVQYFPSLSYVLKVIEGAVKAVRAGGCIYIGDPQTLDAITMHFYHDQLGITKDDVSVADFKKISDFRIRKEEEISIDVDFFYFLPNILPEIKAVDVQIRGGDYSNEATKCHYDVWLYIGGDVPNVVAPEVSLKYEGAGIGWIAECLSANKGKVVQVTAIPNRRVSKDVALMQLVQGADAQTSVKQLKEKLQQLPVSGINPTDLWELGEKSGYKTHVRWSANGEDGNVEAVFIPEAYGNAIPSKPEQLQVKSAKEYGLENDHEVNVIDIPEHQLQLLKNELKNVLPEYMIPGEYVALDKLPVSSNGKIDRKNLPKPDHESRQENEGSVVEPRTATEKMIAGIWSELLNIEKISITSNFFELGGHSLIAVKVMLAIGKETGIRLPITTLFENSTIQKLAKVIAPDSPDGGDDEGGPGDQDDPFPGGGTPNIIHVPTIDPQKEIWLACELGGTDASKAFNLSFSQYFHGSLNADALKSSIQQLVNRHQSLRATFHKHGAEMHISEHLKADWHYYDLSLKSEADQNQFIEELSVKNTSTPFDLSEGPLFRTFLIKLSDQQHYFTIATHHIVFDGWSYGVAMHELGILYSAIVNNTPTGLDEPALFSEYALKKQAYYGTADYKDIENYWLGKFQGELPVMELPLDFPRPKNRSYESERVTYTIDSKLASGIKKIAVSANTSIAITLRAALEVLLYRLTGQEDIITGLPVAGQLVEVKDNLIGHCVNMLPLRTSLDGDAAFLSYLNRRKQEILEAYSYQDITFGHLLEILNTSRDQSRAPLISVVMNTALWMDEGASFSGVRNELVENRKSFENFELILDVVEYVDSMTIRWDYNKSLFTPQTIYLFHQRFAGLLSQITKDPALLLDKISLIVADDLSIQKKTPAEKTVLPALGTLINEAAKKYAAKSALLFKNQTLSYQQLNQRSNQLAHYLIESGIKPGHFTALSLDRTPDMIVVLLAIIKAGSAYLPIDINYPKERISQILLNARPELLIVQKDRAENYVGFEGKLYIDDVIEASKTYPDTEPKLIIPDNNPVYVLHTSGSTGKPKGVCMANDALVNLLQWQAKCSIAGVGSKTLQFSPLPFDVSFQEIFSTLLTGGYLSLISDEVRLDPRSLLEHLKSTGINRIFLPFVALQSLTESAAATGTYPDALKEVMTAGEQLKITPQIVSFFKKIKGCVLFNQYGPTEAHVVTQLELTGDPEQWPNLPPIGKPIDNTQILILNKQLKEEPAGVVGELCIAGTCLAEGYVNLPELTNEKFITLEQKNFPGLRLYRTGDLARYQPDGNIEFLGREDNQVKIRGFRIELGEIEAYLNKEPEIKQAVVTVQKDQSGNTRLIANLTAHQLGSLSQENIEQWKDNLRSNLPEYMIPFEFVLLKEFPLTATGKIDRKAIPKLSHFSDQQTKVLKVAKTPQEIILAKIWSDALGISNISIDSDFFEIGGHSLIAVKVMVAIEAETGKRLPLAALFENPSIEKLAKLLNADEEGISWDSLVPIKTSGGKPPLYIVHGWGLNVLGFRNLANVADPEQPVYGLQAKGLNGSDVLFHTTEETAAHYVNEIMLHNPSGPYFLSGYSSGGVVAFEMARQLKELGKEVAFLAFFDSFVTINDYCELKKKGKILQMVSYFIKKQIVNSKFFIRHPKAFIIDKFNFTAGTLYNIYARLKPKKKINKDDPEYAIRQLAESHDRSLKNYHFKPYDGHAYLFKSNDPETTYFNNYESNGWGPFLSKGLTRINVPIGHLDFFEPRFVSILADKLQEQLDQAAKQIEPMRDEWT from the coding sequence ATGAATAACGACTATAACCTGACATCCGTAGATTTTAATCCCTTTGAAGGTGGTGAACTCGACAAAAGTATCCCTGCGATTGAGTCACAGCAAGAGATATGGGCTTCCTGTGCAATAGGTGGAGAAGATGCGAACCGTTCGTACAATGAATCGGTTTCGCTAATTCTGAGCGGTGTTTTTGATCACAATTCCATGGAAAAGGCAATACATGAAGTTGCAAACCGTCATGAGGCTTTAAGGGCAACCATAAGCGCAGATGGAAAAAGCCTGTGTATCTATAAAGACAATCCAATATTTATTTCCTATGAAGACCTTTCGGCCCTGCCTGCTGCTGAGCAACAAAAGCGGTTGAAAGAAATTGATCAGGAAGATGCTGAATCTGCCTTTAACTTAATGGATGGCCCCCTTTTCAACCCGGTTATTTATAAACTGGGCGAGACTGAACATGTTGTAAGGTTAACCGCCCACCACATTATATGCGATGGATGGTCATTCGGTATCATCCTGGAAGATCTTGGAAAATTATACTCGGCTTATGCTCAGGGACAGCAGCCAGTAATGGAGACACCAGTTCCATTTAGCGACTATGCTGACGAGCTCGAACGTTTTTCGCAATCTGACGAACATAAAAAAACTGAGCAGTATTGGCTAAATGAGTATTCTGGGAATGTACCCGTACTGGATTTGCCTACAGATTATCCCCGTCCATCATTACGTACCTATAAAAGCAGGCGTGACGATTTCACGCTTGACCAGGACTTGCTTAAGGCTGTAAGGAAAACCGGTGCAAAAGCAGGAAGTAGTCTGGTAAGTACACTAATGGCTGCCTTTGAAATTTACCTGCACAGGTTAACAGGTCAGACCGATATTGTATTGGGCCTGCCGGCCGCAGGGCAATCTGCAACGGGCCATAATGTATTGGTGGGGCATTGCGTAAACCTTTTGCCTTTACGGAGTAAACCTAAAGGCAATCAATCCTTCATGGAATACCTGAAGATCAGAAAGCAGAAAGTAATTAACGATTATGAACACCAGCAGTTTACTTTTGGCAGCTTGCTGAAAAAACTGAACATGGCGCGCGACAGTTCAAGAATTCCGCTTGTTCCAGTGGTGTTCAACATCGATATGGGAATGGATGCAAATGTTTCATTCTATGGGCTTGAACACCAGCTGATCTCCAATCCAAGGGCATACGAGAGTTTTGAAATTTTCATGAATGCCACAGGGACACAGCAATCGATGACATTGGAATGGTCGTACAACACCCAACTGTTCAAAGCAGAAAGTATCAAAAGAATGATGGAGGAATTTACCATTCTGCTGGAGGAAGTGGTAAACAACCCAGACATCAGGATTAGTGAACTTTCGTTACTGGATAAGAAACAAACCGGGCAAACCTCCAATTTCAACGATACTAAAGTCGCCTACCCTGAAGATACCGCAATAGCAGAACTGATTGGTAAATCTGCTACTGAGAATGCCTTAAAAACGGCCATATACTTTAAAGATCAGGAAATCAGCTATAAGGAACTCGAAATGCAATCCAATAAGCTGGCGCATTATTTTATCGGGAAAGAAGGTCTTAAAACAGGAGATATTGTAGCCATAAAGCTAGAACGCTCGCCAAGGTTAATCATCAGCATATTAGGTATCCTGAAAGCCGGGGCAGCTTATTTGCCTATAGATCCGGAACTTCCTAACGAGCGTATAGAATTTATGCTGACTGATTCCAGTGCATCCCTTCTGCTCACAGACCAGCCAAAAGACTCGGTATTTGCGTCATCTGCAAAAATTCTTCAACTGGAACAACTCTGGTCTGGATCGGATGGGCTTTCTGACCAGCCTCCTGCATTAAAAGTTACTGGCAAGGACCTCGCTTACCTTTTGTATACCTCAGGATCTACCGGCAGGCCTAAAGGCGTGTTAATTGAGCACCACAGCATTACCAACTTAATGCTGAGCCTGCAAAAAGCTCCCGGGATTCAGGCCTCTGATCGCTTCCTGGCCTCTACAACCATATCATTCGACATTGCCGGGGTAGAAATGTATTTGCCTTTGATCAGCGGTGCCAGCATCGTTCTGGCAGAAACGAACGACATCAAGGATGGCCGCCTCCTTCTGGACCTCATAGAGAAACAAAACGTGAGCATTGTTCAGGCTACACCTTCTTCATGGAGAATTCTGGTGGAAGCCGGTTTGAAACCTAATTCCAGATTACGCGCCTTCTGCGGAGGCGAACAATTCCCTGCTGATCTGGCCGGGTGTATGCTGGATCTTTGTGATGCAGTGTGGAATATGTATGGCCCAACCGAAACCACCGTTTATTCCATCATCAAGCAACTGCAAAAAGACAGTAAAAGTACTACCATCGGGAAGCCGATAAACAATACGCAGGTATATCTTCTTGATGCTTATGGGCATCCGGTCAACGATGGTGTGCCGGGCGAAATCTGTATTGCAGGGGCCGGACTTGCACGCGGTTACCTGAACCGTCCGGAATTGACTGCGGAAAGTTTTGCTTCAAATAATTTCATTAACCCTACCCCAACACGGATATACCGGACAGGGGATTTAGGGAAACTGAACCAGGACAATGATATTGAATGTCTTGGCCGGGTTGACCAGCAATTGAAGGTCAGAGGGTTCAGGATAGAACCAGGAGAGATTGAACACCACCTCATTAAACAAAGAGGTGTAAAAGAAGCTGTAGTTATTGCAAGAGAGGATAAAGCTGGCGATCAGCGTCTGGTAGCTTATATTGTTCCCGACCAGAAAGATGGTACCGGTTGGCAGGAAAGATGGGAAGACCTTTACCAGCTGGGTGTTCAGAATGAACAGGACCTTCCTTTGGAAGAACAGAACCTGGATATTGCCATTATTTCTCAATACAATACTGATGAAAATATAAGAGAACATGGAATTGAATGGACAAATGAAGGCTTAAAACGTATCAGGGCATTAAAAGCCAATGATATTATGGAGCTTGGAACTGGCGGAGGCCACCTGATGCTTACCCTGGGACAGGAAGTAAACAAGTATGTAGCTACAGATTACTCTCATGTTGCCATTAGCAAACTTAAAGAAAAGCTGGCCCTTGCACCTGAAAAATGGAAACATGTACGCGCATATGAAGCACTTGCTGATGATTTTACCGGCGTTGATGACAATTCATTTGACCTGGTATTCTTCCATGGGGTTGTTCAGTATTTCCCAAGCCTAAGTTATGTGCTTAAAGTAATTGAAGGTGCGGTAAAAGCAGTAAGAGCTGGTGGTTGTATCTACATTGGGGACCCGCAGACTTTAGATGCCATTACCATGCACTTTTATCATGACCAGCTTGGTATTACGAAAGACGACGTTTCTGTAGCCGATTTTAAAAAGATCTCAGATTTCCGTATCCGAAAAGAAGAAGAAATTTCCATTGACGTTGATTTCTTCTACTTCCTGCCCAACATTTTGCCGGAAATAAAAGCCGTAGATGTTCAAATACGGGGTGGTGATTATTCCAACGAAGCCACTAAGTGCCATTACGACGTTTGGTTATATATTGGCGGCGATGTTCCAAATGTAGTTGCCCCTGAGGTATCATTGAAATATGAAGGTGCCGGCATCGGCTGGATAGCAGAATGCCTGTCGGCAAACAAAGGAAAAGTGGTACAGGTTACTGCCATTCCAAACCGCAGGGTAAGTAAAGACGTGGCTTTAATGCAGCTGGTGCAAGGGGCTGATGCACAAACAAGTGTAAAACAGCTGAAAGAGAAGCTTCAGCAGCTTCCTGTTTCTGGCATTAACCCTACCGATCTCTGGGAGTTGGGCGAAAAATCAGGCTACAAAACCCATGTACGCTGGTCTGCCAATGGCGAAGATGGAAATGTTGAAGCTGTGTTTATTCCTGAGGCTTACGGAAATGCTATTCCTTCAAAACCAGAACAACTACAGGTTAAATCGGCAAAAGAATATGGCTTGGAAAACGATCATGAGGTAAACGTCATCGATATTCCGGAACACCAGCTTCAGCTCCTGAAAAATGAATTAAAAAATGTACTCCCCGAGTATATGATACCAGGTGAATACGTTGCCCTGGATAAGTTGCCGGTTAGCAGTAACGGGAAAATTGACCGTAAAAACCTGCCTAAGCCAGATCATGAATCCCGTCAGGAAAATGAAGGCAGTGTAGTTGAACCCCGCACAGCTACTGAAAAAATGATTGCAGGCATCTGGTCTGAGCTGTTAAACATTGAAAAGATCAGCATCACCAGCAATTTCTTTGAGCTTGGCGGGCATTCGCTTATCGCCGTTAAGGTGATGCTGGCAATTGGAAAAGAAACGGGTATCCGTTTGCCGATTACCACATTGTTTGAGAATTCCACCATTCAGAAACTGGCTAAAGTGATTGCCCCCGACTCACCCGATGGCGGTGATGATGAGGGCGGCCCTGGCGATCAGGACGACCCTTTTCCCGGTGGGGGTACCCCCAATATTATTCATGTACCAACTATAGATCCTCAGAAAGAGATTTGGCTGGCCTGTGAACTCGGCGGCACGGATGCCAGCAAAGCATTTAACCTGTCATTTTCACAGTATTTTCATGGCAGCCTCAATGCTGATGCGTTAAAATCTTCAATACAGCAACTGGTTAACCGGCATCAATCGCTAAGGGCAACATTTCATAAACATGGTGCAGAAATGCATATCAGTGAGCATTTAAAGGCTGACTGGCACTATTATGATCTTTCTTTAAAATCTGAAGCAGATCAAAATCAGTTTATTGAGGAACTCTCTGTAAAAAATACCAGTACGCCATTTGATCTCTCCGAAGGGCCTCTTTTTAGAACTTTTCTGATAAAACTATCAGATCAGCAGCATTATTTTACCATAGCAACCCACCATATCGTTTTCGACGGCTGGTCTTATGGGGTTGCGATGCACGAACTTGGCATTTTATACTCGGCAATCGTAAATAACACTCCTACCGGCCTTGATGAACCGGCCCTGTTTAGTGAGTATGCCCTGAAAAAACAGGCATATTACGGTACTGCAGATTATAAGGACATTGAAAACTATTGGCTGGGTAAATTTCAGGGAGAATTACCTGTGATGGAACTCCCGCTTGATTTTCCACGCCCCAAAAACCGCAGTTATGAAAGTGAGCGCGTTACGTATACGATAGACTCGAAACTCGCTTCAGGCATAAAAAAAATAGCAGTTTCTGCAAACACAAGTATTGCCATTACGCTTAGGGCAGCGCTTGAAGTACTTTTATACCGCCTTACCGGCCAGGAAGATATCATCACCGGCCTGCCGGTAGCAGGTCAGCTGGTGGAGGTAAAAGACAACCTAATAGGGCACTGTGTAAACATGCTGCCGCTCAGAACCAGTCTTGACGGAGATGCAGCTTTTTTAAGCTATTTAAACAGGCGAAAACAAGAAATCCTGGAAGCCTACAGTTATCAGGATATTACTTTTGGTCACCTGCTCGAAATTTTAAATACCAGCCGCGACCAGTCGCGCGCACCATTGATTTCAGTGGTGATGAATACTGCGCTCTGGATGGATGAAGGCGCTTCATTTTCGGGTGTCAGAAATGAACTTGTTGAAAACCGGAAATCATTTGAGAATTTCGAGCTGATCCTGGATGTAGTAGAGTACGTAGATAGCATGACCATCAGATGGGATTACAACAAATCCTTATTTACGCCCCAAACGATCTATTTATTTCATCAGCGCTTTGCGGGCCTGCTCAGCCAGATTACAAAAGACCCTGCACTTTTACTGGATAAAATATCCCTGATCGTTGCAGATGATCTATCTATTCAAAAAAAGACACCTGCGGAAAAAACCGTTCTGCCTGCACTTGGTACCTTAATAAACGAAGCTGCAAAAAAATACGCAGCAAAATCAGCGCTTTTATTTAAAAATCAAACCCTTAGCTATCAACAGTTAAACCAGCGCAGTAACCAGCTTGCGCATTATCTTATTGAATCGGGAATTAAACCCGGCCATTTTACAGCATTATCATTAGATCGCACGCCAGATATGATCGTGGTATTGCTGGCCATAATAAAAGCCGGATCAGCATATTTACCAATAGACATTAACTACCCTAAAGAACGGATTTCTCAAATCCTGCTAAATGCCAGGCCTGAGTTACTTATCGTCCAGAAAGATAGGGCCGAAAACTATGTAGGTTTTGAAGGAAAGCTTTACATTGATGATGTAATTGAAGCCAGCAAAACTTATCCGGATACAGAACCGAAATTGATCATACCGGACAATAACCCGGTTTATGTGCTTCATACATCAGGCTCAACCGGCAAACCAAAAGGCGTTTGCATGGCCAACGATGCCCTGGTAAATTTACTTCAATGGCAAGCTAAGTGTTCAATTGCTGGCGTAGGCAGTAAAACCCTGCAGTTCTCTCCCCTGCCTTTTGACGTTTCTTTTCAGGAAATCTTTTCTACACTACTTACAGGTGGTTACCTGTCATTAATTTCTGATGAAGTCAGGCTCGATCCGAGAAGTTTACTCGAACATTTAAAATCAACAGGCATCAACAGGATTTTCCTCCCCTTTGTTGCGCTACAGTCATTGACCGAAAGTGCGGCAGCAACAGGTACCTATCCAGACGCTTTAAAAGAAGTAATGACAGCAGGCGAGCAGCTAAAAATTACGCCGCAAATTGTTTCCTTCTTTAAAAAAATAAAAGGCTGTGTGCTGTTTAATCAATATGGCCCCACAGAGGCGCACGTAGTTACGCAATTGGAACTGACCGGCGATCCTGAACAATGGCCAAATCTGCCACCTATTGGAAAACCCATTGACAATACCCAGATCCTAATTTTAAACAAGCAGTTAAAAGAAGAGCCTGCTGGTGTGGTAGGTGAACTTTGCATTGCCGGAACCTGCTTAGCAGAGGGTTATGTGAATTTACCGGAACTCACAAATGAAAAGTTTATTACACTGGAACAAAAGAATTTCCCAGGGCTTCGGCTATACAGAACGGGAGATCTGGCAAGATATCAGCCTGATGGTAATATTGAGTTTCTGGGCCGGGAAGATAACCAGGTTAAAATACGCGGTTTCCGGATCGAACTTGGAGAAATTGAAGCTTACCTGAACAAGGAACCGGAGATCAAACAGGCGGTAGTTACCGTACAAAAAGACCAATCCGGAAACACGAGATTGATCGCAAATCTTACAGCCCACCAGCTTGGCAGTTTAAGCCAGGAAAACATTGAACAATGGAAAGATAACCTACGCAGTAATCTTCCGGAGTATATGATACCTTTTGAATTTGTGTTGTTAAAGGAGTTCCCTTTAACTGCAACCGGAAAAATAGACCGCAAGGCAATACCAAAGCTTAGCCATTTTTCCGACCAGCAAACTAAAGTGCTGAAAGTTGCAAAAACACCCCAGGAAATTATACTGGCAAAAATATGGTCTGATGCACTCGGCATCAGTAACATCAGTATCGACAGTGATTTTTTTGAAATCGGAGGGCATTCTTTGATTGCTGTAAAAGTAATGGTGGCCATTGAAGCTGAAACCGGTAAAAGGTTGCCCCTGGCAGCATTATTTGAGAACCCGAGTATCGAAAAACTGGCAAAATTGCTGAACGCTGATGAAGAAGGGATCAGTTGGGACTCTCTGGTTCCAATTAAAACATCAGGCGGTAAACCTCCACTCTATATTGTTCATGGATGGGGACTCAATGTTTTAGGCTTTCGCAACCTGGCCAATGTTGCAGATCCGGAACAACCTGTTTACGGACTGCAGGCCAAAGGGTTAAATGGCAGCGATGTGCTTTTTCATACCACGGAAGAAACAGCAGCCCATTATGTGAATGAAATCATGCTTCATAACCCATCAGGGCCTTATTTTCTATCAGGCTATTCTTCGGGCGGAGTGGTCGCCTTCGAAATGGCAAGGCAGCTTAAAGAGCTCGGAAAAGAAGTGGCATTTCTTGCTTTTTTTGATTCTTTTGTAACCATCAATGATTACTGTGAATTAAAGAAAAAAGGTAAAATACTACAGATGGTATCGTATTTTATCAAAAAACAGATCGTCAATTCCAAATTCTTTATACGTCATCCAAAAGCATTTATTATTGATAAATTCAATTTTACTGCAGGCACACTTTACAATATATACGCCAGACTCAAACCAAAGAAAAAAATAAATAAGGATGACCCTGAATATGCTATCCGACAATTGGCAGAATCACATGACCGTTCATTAAAAAATTACCATTTCAAGCCTTATGACGGGCATGCTTACTTGTTTAAAAGCAATGATCCGGAAACTACTTATTTTAACAATTATGAAAGTAACGGATGGGGGCCATTTTTAAGTAAAGGCCTTACAAGGATAAATGTACCAATAGGACATCTCGATTTCTTTGAACCACGCTTTGTTTCCATACTTGCAGATAAGCTGCAGGAACAACTCGACCAGGCCGCGAAACAAATTGAACCTATGCGGGATGAATGGACCTGA
- a CDS encoding glycosyltransferase family 2 protein produces MIIAFWISLFLVIYTFIGYGIVLYLLVKIKRIFTKTAEFSKTADLPAVSLLIAAYNEEDIIIEKINNTLDLNYPKDRIQFLFITDGSSDRTAERVREFREVVLLHEDARSGKMAAIKRAIPFITGDITVFTDANTFLNKNAVLELVKHYQNPKVGAVAGEKRILVEEKADASSAGEGFYWKYESLLKKWDYELYSNVGAAGELFSIRTALYPPVESDTIIDDHMIAMRIAEKGYIIAYEPGAYAMETASANTAEELKRKIRIAAGGIQSILRLKKAANPFYYPVLTFQYISHRVLRWTITPFLLILAFILNVVIVASAGNPLYQVTLALHVLFYMLSLAGLVFESKNIRIKAFFVPYYFCLMNYAVMAGIFRYFRKAQSAAWEKSKRK; encoded by the coding sequence ATGATTATCGCATTCTGGATCAGCCTCTTTTTGGTTATATATACTTTTATTGGCTATGGCATTGTATTGTACTTATTGGTGAAAATTAAAAGAATATTTACAAAAACTGCTGAATTTTCTAAAACTGCCGATCTTCCTGCGGTAAGCTTACTTATTGCCGCTTACAATGAAGAAGACATCATTATAGAGAAAATAAACAATACACTTGACCTTAACTATCCAAAAGACAGAATACAATTTCTGTTCATTACCGATGGATCTTCTGACCGGACGGCTGAACGGGTAAGGGAATTTAGGGAAGTGGTTTTATTACACGAAGATGCACGTTCGGGAAAGATGGCAGCGATAAAGCGGGCAATTCCTTTTATTACGGGAGATATCACCGTATTTACCGATGCCAATACCTTCCTGAATAAAAATGCAGTACTTGAACTGGTAAAGCATTATCAAAACCCAAAAGTAGGGGCGGTAGCAGGCGAGAAAAGAATTCTGGTAGAAGAGAAAGCAGATGCAAGCTCTGCTGGCGAAGGATTTTACTGGAAATACGAATCCCTGTTAAAAAAATGGGATTATGAACTGTATTCAAATGTTGGCGCTGCAGGAGAATTGTTTAGCATCCGCACCGCGCTTTACCCGCCGGTGGAGTCGGATACGATAATAGACGACCATATGATCGCAATGAGAATAGCGGAAAAGGGATATATTATTGCTTATGAACCTGGGGCCTATGCCATGGAAACTGCGTCTGCAAATACAGCCGAGGAACTAAAGCGTAAAATAAGGATTGCGGCAGGAGGTATCCAATCTATACTCAGGTTAAAGAAGGCCGCCAATCCATTTTATTATCCTGTGCTTACTTTTCAATACATCAGCCATAGGGTATTGCGGTGGACTATTACCCCCTTTTTATTGATTCTGGCTTTTATCCTTAATGTAGTTATTGTAGCGTCTGCGGGTAATCCGCTTTACCAGGTTACCCTGGCACTACATGTATTGTTTTATATGCTCAGTTTAGCAGGATTGGTTTTTGAATCCAAAAATATCCGTATAAAGGCTTTCTTTGTGCCGTACTATTTTTGCTTGATGAACTATGCAGTGATGGCTGGCATATTCAGGTACTTCAGAAAAGCGCAGAGTGCCGCCTGGGAGAAATCGAAAAGAAAATAG